A part of Miscanthus floridulus cultivar M001 chromosome 6, ASM1932011v1, whole genome shotgun sequence genomic DNA contains:
- the LOC136457975 gene encoding uncharacterized protein, which yields MATSRFHMTCALLLIGAVLLGQEQTGTEAVVCPLYCLQVDYMTCPSSGSEKLPAKCNCCLARAPKGCTLHLSDGTQQTCS from the exons ATGGCTACctccagattccacatgacctgcGCTCTCCTCCTAATTG GTGCTGTGCTGCTCGGGCAGGAGCAGACCGGCACCGAGGCCGTCGTGTGCCCTCTCTACTGCCTGCAAGTGGACTACATGACCTGCCCGTCCTCCGGCTCCGAGAAGCTCCCGGCGAAGTGCAACTGCTGCCTGGCGCGGGCGCCCAAAGGCTGCACGCTCCATCTCTCCGACGGGACGCAGCAGACTTGCTCTTAG
- the LOC136457976 gene encoding proteinase inhibitor PSI-1.2-like, with protein sequence MAASRFYVTCALLLIGVVLLGQQGQEGIEGTVACPQYCLEVDYVTCPSSGSEKLPARCNCCLAPKGCTLHLSDGTQQTCS encoded by the exons ATGGCTGCATCCAGATTCTACGTCACCTGCGCCCTCCTCCTGATCG GTGTCGTGCTGCTGGGGCAGCAGGGGCAGGAGGGGATAGAGGGCACCGTCGCCTGCCCCCAGTACTGCCTCGAAGTGGACTACGTGACCTGCCCGTCGTCCGGCTCCGAGAAGCTCCCGGCGAGGTGCAACTGCTGCCTAGCGCCCAAAGGCTGCACGCTCCATCTCTCCGACGGAACGCAGCAGACTTGCTCTTAA